A window of Caretta caretta isolate rCarCar2 chromosome 13, rCarCar1.hap1, whole genome shotgun sequence contains these coding sequences:
- the PXMP4 gene encoding peroxisomal membrane protein 4, with protein MRNLIFVVSAARPDLFSSVPIGSVRCRSGPPPLPSPGRSVAAMGAQAMLKTLLYTVNSLLQRRRYRAALAVLKGFRNGAVYGAKIRAPHALVMTFLFKSGSLREKLKAIAQATYTHSRNLAYFVFTYKGLMALQSRLQGKNFQLHSFVAACVGGWLVFGENNHINSQINMYLLSRILFGLSRLAVEKGYIPEPKQDPFPIFAAVTWGIVLWLFEYHRHTLQPSLQSSMTYLYDDSNVWHDISDFLIYNKSNAQK; from the exons ATGCGGAACCTCATCTTCGTGGTGTCTGCTGCCCGCCCGGACCTGTTTAGCAGCGTTCCCattggctctgtgcgctgccgaagcgggccccctcccctcccctcccccggtcGGAGCGTCGCGGCCATGGGGGCCCAGGCGATGCTCAAGACCCTGCTTTACACCGTCAACTCCCTGCTGCAGCGGCGCAGATACCGCGCGGCGCTGGCCGTGCTCAAGGGCTTCCGGAACGGAGCGGT CTATGGAGCAAAGATCCGTGCCCCCCATGCTCTGGTGATGACCTTTCTCTTCAAGAGTGGAAG TTTAAGAGAGAAACTGAAAGCGATTGCTCAGGCCACTTATACTCATTCCCGAAACCTGGCGTATTTTGTGTTCACTTACAAGGGGCTGATGGCGCTGCAATCCCGACTACAGGGAAAGAACTTTCAGTTGCACTCCTTCGTAGCAGCCTGTGTTGGAGGCTGGTTAGTGTTTGGTGAAAACAATCATATCAACAGCCAg ATAAACATGTACCTGCTGTCTCGTATTCTGTTTGGCTTGTCCCGACTGGCAGTGGAGAAGGGTTATATCCCAGAACCCAAGCAGGACCCTTTCCCGATCTTTGCTGCTGTGACTTGGGGGATTGTTCTGTGGCTCTTTGAATATCATCGGCACACTCTCCAACCCTCTCTGCAATCTTCCATGACTTACCTGTATGACGACAGTAACGTATGGCACGACATTTCTGACTTCCTTATTTATAACAAAAGCAACGCTCAAAAGTAA